One stretch of Vulgatibacter sp. DNA includes these proteins:
- a CDS encoding MxcI produces MKKHLPLVLLAAALGGCATEIADDSTPPIGEGAVYLIHSAVQGTDERANYFTLVNRLEDGSLDYGHSLELMGRPRLYAQEGLGFFAIANAEDLSITRYEMTEDGSFLEGAKISLRSKGVRSLGAQAVHFVSATKAYYKDSNEAQIIVWNPTEMIVEKTIELPRTLLREGWVTSLGDWAARDGEAFFTVGWSSTTYDRVAAGSALVRIDTTTDEVTVTEETRCRGMETAGNVDGTLYFFSGVINGFGHQVYPDEGGQQDCFLRILPGSTGFDAEFVGSLSDALPAGTAATAAALTADGEVWAQVVDLDTAPTAPGSTYGEWYAADWTWWHMQVETLAEPVQVPGSPGAYSSFTVSTDTGFYISQTAADYSETTLVDLGGGQPQPGLSLGGFVLDIVRVR; encoded by the coding sequence ATGAAGAAGCACCTCCCGCTCGTCCTCCTGGCAGCCGCCCTCGGCGGCTGCGCCACCGAGATCGCCGACGATTCGACGCCGCCCATCGGCGAAGGCGCCGTCTACCTGATCCACTCCGCGGTCCAGGGCACCGACGAGCGCGCCAACTACTTCACCCTCGTCAATCGCCTCGAGGACGGCTCCCTCGACTACGGCCACTCGCTCGAGCTGATGGGCAGGCCGCGCCTCTACGCGCAGGAGGGGCTCGGCTTCTTCGCCATCGCCAACGCCGAGGATCTCAGCATCACCCGCTACGAGATGACCGAGGACGGCTCCTTCCTAGAGGGGGCGAAGATCTCGCTCCGGTCGAAGGGCGTGCGTTCCCTCGGCGCGCAGGCGGTCCACTTCGTCAGCGCCACCAAGGCCTACTACAAGGACTCCAACGAGGCGCAGATCATCGTCTGGAACCCCACGGAGATGATCGTCGAGAAGACGATCGAGCTGCCGCGGACGCTGCTCCGCGAAGGCTGGGTGACCAGCCTCGGCGACTGGGCCGCCCGCGACGGCGAGGCCTTCTTCACCGTCGGCTGGAGCAGCACCACTTACGATCGCGTCGCCGCCGGCTCGGCCCTCGTGCGCATCGACACCACCACCGACGAGGTGACCGTCACCGAGGAGACGCGCTGCCGCGGCATGGAGACCGCCGGCAACGTCGACGGCACGCTCTACTTCTTCAGCGGCGTGATCAACGGCTTCGGCCACCAGGTCTATCCCGACGAGGGCGGGCAGCAGGATTGCTTCCTCCGCATCCTCCCCGGCAGCACCGGCTTCGACGCCGAATTCGTGGGCAGCCTCTCGGACGCCCTGCCCGCCGGCACCGCCGCCACCGCAGCGGCCCTCACCGCCGACGGCGAGGTCTGGGCGCAGGTGGTCGATCTCGACACGGCCCCCACCGCCCCCGGCTCGACCTACGGCGAGTGGTACGCCGCCGACTGGACCTGGTGGCACATGCAGGTGGAGACCCTCGCCGAGCCGGTGCAGGTCCCCGGCTCGCCCGGCGCCTACAGCAGCTTCACCGTGAGCACCGACACGGGCTTCTACATCAGCCAGACCGCGGCCGATTACTCCGAGACGACCCTCGTCGACCTGGGTGGCGGCCAGCCGCAGCCCGGCCTCTCGCTGGGCGGCTTCGTCCTCGACATCGTGCGCGTGCGCTGA
- a CDS encoding PepSY-associated TM helix domain-containing protein, whose protein sequence is MASPANRAHRILWDVHAWVGVVAGLLLYVMFFTGAFVLFRSELRTWAEPTRQASRQSVEEVVAPLLASNDDVAWVFELGDGGTSVIGGQTRAAGARAPFTIDGATGAAEPERTAVERILWHLHFLYQLPFGFYLSGFVGMALVLAVVTGTVIHWRNIPSQLLRFRPTKAAKIVWTDAHKVLGTVGLPFLLIFGLTGAAICLGPLLLEAHAAASFGGDHDAGEELLGFVHADVEPAGAKGPRLPYDELVEKAKGAIPGLVPEWMRFQHPGDANEVVNLYGSHVEGEPFGYATVLLRARDGEVLAATVPSERGPGARTTAAIYGLHFVSYGGMALRLVHAFLALGGCVTILSGFAVWLARREARHATAFNHILLRLVVGTGAGLPLGTAALFAASRLLPPDLAWRVGWENVAIFGTWLAAAVYAFAPLAPRRIVRDLLATTGLLFGAAVLLDLAAGVRWEAAGMNVALAGLALLSTWIATRIHVPSRAPALALQES, encoded by the coding sequence ATGGCCAGCCCCGCCAACCGCGCCCATCGGATCCTCTGGGACGTCCACGCCTGGGTCGGCGTCGTCGCGGGCCTCCTCCTCTACGTGATGTTCTTCACCGGGGCCTTCGTCCTCTTCCGCAGCGAGCTGCGTACGTGGGCGGAGCCGACGCGGCAGGCGTCACGCCAGTCGGTGGAGGAGGTGGTCGCGCCGCTCCTCGCCTCCAACGACGACGTCGCCTGGGTCTTCGAGCTGGGCGACGGCGGCACCTCGGTGATCGGCGGCCAGACCCGCGCTGCAGGAGCGCGGGCGCCCTTCACCATCGACGGCGCGACCGGCGCTGCCGAGCCCGAACGCACCGCCGTCGAGCGCATCCTCTGGCACCTCCACTTCCTCTACCAGCTGCCCTTCGGCTTCTACCTCTCCGGCTTCGTCGGCATGGCGCTGGTGCTGGCCGTCGTCACCGGCACGGTGATCCACTGGCGGAACATCCCCTCGCAGCTGCTGCGCTTCCGCCCGACGAAGGCGGCGAAGATCGTCTGGACCGACGCCCACAAGGTGCTCGGCACCGTCGGACTCCCCTTCCTGCTCATCTTCGGGCTCACCGGCGCGGCGATCTGCCTGGGCCCGCTGCTCCTCGAGGCCCATGCCGCCGCGAGCTTCGGCGGCGATCACGACGCAGGCGAGGAGCTGCTCGGCTTCGTCCACGCCGACGTCGAGCCTGCTGGTGCGAAGGGCCCCCGCCTGCCCTACGACGAGCTCGTCGAGAAGGCGAAGGGCGCGATCCCGGGGCTCGTGCCGGAGTGGATGCGCTTCCAGCACCCCGGCGACGCCAATGAAGTGGTGAACCTCTACGGCTCCCACGTCGAGGGGGAGCCCTTCGGCTATGCCACGGTGCTGCTCCGTGCCAGGGACGGCGAGGTCCTCGCGGCGACCGTCCCCTCCGAGCGCGGTCCAGGCGCACGCACCACCGCCGCGATCTACGGCCTCCACTTCGTGAGTTACGGCGGCATGGCCCTGCGCCTCGTGCACGCCTTCCTCGCGCTCGGCGGCTGCGTCACCATCCTCAGCGGCTTTGCCGTCTGGCTCGCCCGCCGCGAGGCCCGGCACGCCACCGCCTTCAACCACATCCTCCTCCGCCTCGTCGTCGGCACCGGCGCCGGCCTTCCGCTCGGCACCGCCGCCCTCTTCGCAGCGAGCCGGCTGCTCCCGCCCGACCTCGCCTGGCGGGTGGGCTGGGAGAACGTCGCCATCTTCGGCACGTGGCTCGCCGCAGCGGTCTACGCCTTCGCGCCCCTCGCGCCGCGCCGGATCGTGCGCGATCTGCTCGCCACGACCGGCCTGCTCTTCGGCGCCGCCGTGCTGCTCGATCTGGCTGCAGGCGTGCGCTGGGAGGCAGCCGGGATGAACGTCGCCCTGGCGGGGCTCGCATTGCTTTCGACCTGGATCGCCACGCGAATCCACGTTCCGTCGCGGGCCCCGGCGCTCGCGCTGCAGGAGAGCTGA